The proteins below are encoded in one region of Chroicocephalus ridibundus chromosome 9, bChrRid1.1, whole genome shotgun sequence:
- the SV2B gene encoding synaptic vesicle glycoprotein 2B, giving the protein MDDGYRNTNLYQGGRAGNQVSDDYRYQDGNYEGYAPNDGYYHGGNEPAHEEDAQSDVTEGHDEDDEVYEGEYQGIPHPDDIKEKQKQRAPAVADEYRDRADLMAERMEDEEQLAHQYENIIEECGHGRFQWTLFFVLGLALMADGVEVFVVGFVLPSAEKDMCLSSSNKGMLGLIVYLGMMVGAVMLGGLADKLGRKQCLIISLAINAAFAFLSSFVQGYGFFLFCRLISGLGIGGSLPIVFAYFSEFLSREKRGEHLSWLCMFWMIGGIFASAMAWSIIPHYGWGFSMGTKYHFHSWRVFVLVCSLPCIASLVALKFMPESPRFLLEIGKHDEAWMILKQVHDTNMRAKGEPERVFTVSYIKTPKQIDEFIEIQSSTGTWYQRWLVRITTTFKQVWDNVLYCLTAQYRMNTLMLAVVWFTMALSYYGLIVWFPDMIRYFQEEAYESRVKIFDEEEVSHFTFNFTLENQIHRNGEYRNDKFIGMKFKEVRFEDSLFEECYFEDVTSSETFFENCTIISTVFYNTDLYEHKFINCRLVNSTFMKEKEGCHLDFEEDNDFLIYLVSFLGSLSVLPGNIISALLMDKIGRIKMIGGSMLISAVCCFFLFFGNSESAMIGWQCLFCGASIAAWNALDVITVELYPTDKRATAFGILNGLCKFGAILGNSIFSSFVGITKVVPILLASSALVGGGLLALRLPETRDQVLM; this is encoded by the exons ATGGATGATGGATATAGAAACACAAACCTCTATCAAGGGGGAAGGGCAGGAAACCAAGTCTCGGATGACTACAGGTACCAAGATGGTAACTACGAAGGGTACGCACCCAATGATGGCTACTACCATGGTGGGAATGAGCCTGCTCATGAAGAAGATGCCCAGAGTGATGTTACAGAAGGCcatgatgaagatgatgaggtCTATGAGGGGGAGTACCAAGGGATCCCGCACCCAGATGacattaaagaaaagcagaagcagcgaGCTCCTGCTGTGGCTGATGAGTACAGAGACCGTGCTGACCTTATGGCAGAGAGGATGGAGGATGAGGAGCAGCTTGCCCACCAGTACGAGAACATCATTGAGGAGTGTGGCCACGGACGCTTCCAGTGGACCCTGTTCTTTGTTTTAGGGTTGGCACTGATGGCAGATGGGGTGGAGGTGTTTGTGGTTGGATTTGTTCTCCCCAGTGCTGAGAAGGATATGTGCTTATCCAGTTCGAACAAAGGGATGCTAG GCTTGATAGTCTACTTAGGAATGATGGTGGGGGCTGTCATGCTGGGTGGCCTCGCTGATAAACTGGGAAGAAAGCAATGCCTCATCATATCACTTGCAATCAATGCTGCCTTCGCGTTCCTCTCCTCCTTCGTCCAGGGATACGGATTCTTCCTCTTCTGCCGCCTTATCTCGGGCCTCGG taTTGGGGGATCCCTCCCCATCGTGTTTGCCTATTTCTCTGAATTCCTATCTCGTGAGAAGAGGGGGGAACACCTGAGCTGGCTTTGCATGTTCTGGATGATTGGTGGTATTTTTGCTTCAGCAATGGCTTGGAGCATCATCCCGCATTACG GCTGGGGGTTCAGTATGGGAACCAAGTACCACTTCCACAGCTGGAGGGTCTTTGTACTTGTCTGCTCTCTGCCCTGTATCGCCTCCCTGGTGGCACTGAAATTCATGCCTGAAAGCCCGCGTTTTTTGCTGGAG ATAGGTAAACATGATGAAGCCTGGATGATCCTCAAGCAAGTTCATGACACCAACATGCGGGCCAAGGGCGAGCCAGAGAGGGTGTTTACG GTTTCCTATATCAAAACTCCAAAGCAAATAGATGAATTTATTGAAATCCAGAGCTCAACAGGGACCTGGTACCAGCGGTGGCTGGTCAGAATCACAACCACTTTCAAACAG GTCTGGGACAACGTGCTATACTGCTTAACAGCCCAGTACAGGATGAACACACTGATGCTGGCTGTAGTTTGGTTTACCATGGCCTTAAG TTACTATGGCCTTATTGTCTGGTTCCCTGATATGATCCGGTATTTCCAAGAAGAGGCATATGAATCCCGAGTGAAGATCTTTGATGAGGAAGAAGTGTCACACTTCACCTTTAATTTCACCCTCGAAAACCAGATCCATAGAAACGGGGAATACAGAAACGATAA ATTTATTGGCATGAAATTCAAGGAAGTGAGATTTGAGGATTCGCTGTTTGAGGAATGCTACTTTGAAGACGTGACATCCAGCGAGACCTTCTTCGAAAACTGCACCATCATCTCTACTGTCTTTTATAACACGG ATCTCTACGAACATAAATTCATCAACTGCAGGCTCGTAAACAGCACATTcatgaaggaaaaggaaggctgcCACCTGGATTTCGAGGAGGACAACGATTTCCTGATCTACCTGGTCAGCTTCCTGGGCAGTCTGTCTGTGCTGCCAGGCAACATCATCTCTGCGTTACTCATGGACAAAATAGGGAGGATAAAGATGATCG GTGGCTCAATGTTGATCTCAGCAgtgtgctgcttctttctcttcttcgGCAACAGCGAGTCAGCAATGATCGGCTGGCAGTGCCTCTTCTGTGGGGCCAGCATTGCAGCCTGGAACGCTCTGGACGTCATCACTGTGGAGCTCTACCCCACTGACAAAAG GGCAACGGCCTTTGGCATCCTCAATGGGCTTTGTAAGTTTGGTGCCATCCTGGGGAACTCAATCTTTTCCTCCTTCGTAGGGATAACCAAGGTGGTTCCCATCCTTCTGGCTTCCTCTGCTCTGGTTGGAGGTGGCCTGCTTGCTTTGCGCCTGCCAGAGACTCGAGATCAGGTCCTGATGTGA